The Pseudomonas asiatica genome has a segment encoding these proteins:
- a CDS encoding short-chain fatty acid transporter: protein MAAEIQDSRSARFALRCSNWAERWFPDSWVFAALAVLLVCIGALAMGAKPTDTAKAFGDGFWSLIPFTMQMAFVVIGGYVVASSPPAARLIDRLARIPGNGRSAVCWVALISMLASLLNWGLSLVFGGLLVRALARRTELKMDYRAAGAAAYLGLGAVWALGLSSSAAQLQANPASLPPSILSITGVIPFTETIFLWQSGVMLAALVVVSLVIAYATAPGPNSARSAQDCGVDPSFTAPPAPQRTRPGEWLEHSPILILLLVALAAGWLYQEFATKPAITAISGLNTYNLLFIMLGALLHWRPRSFLDAVARAVPTTTGVLIQFPLYGSIAAILTQVKGLDEQTLAHHISLFFTQIATHDTYAVLMGVYSAVLGFFIPSGGGKWIIEAPYVMLVANDLQYHLGWAVQIYNAAEALPNLINPFYMLPLLGVLGLKARDLIGFSFVQLLVHVPLVLVLLWALGTTLQYLPPVMP from the coding sequence GTGGCCGCTGAAATCCAAGACAGCCGTTCCGCGCGCTTTGCCTTGCGCTGCTCCAACTGGGCCGAACGCTGGTTCCCCGATTCCTGGGTGTTTGCCGCCCTGGCGGTGCTGCTGGTGTGCATCGGCGCCCTGGCCATGGGCGCCAAGCCGACCGACACCGCCAAGGCCTTTGGCGATGGCTTCTGGAGCCTGATCCCGTTCACCATGCAGATGGCCTTCGTGGTCATCGGCGGCTATGTGGTGGCGAGCTCGCCGCCCGCGGCGCGGCTGATCGACCGCCTGGCGCGCATCCCCGGCAATGGCCGTTCGGCAGTGTGCTGGGTGGCGCTGATCTCGATGCTGGCATCGCTGCTCAACTGGGGCCTGTCGCTGGTGTTCGGCGGCCTGCTGGTGCGCGCCCTGGCCCGGCGCACCGAACTGAAGATGGACTACCGCGCCGCCGGTGCAGCCGCCTACCTGGGCCTGGGTGCCGTGTGGGCGCTGGGCCTGTCTTCGTCGGCGGCGCAACTGCAGGCCAACCCGGCCAGCCTGCCACCGTCGATCCTGTCGATTACCGGGGTGATCCCGTTCACCGAAACCATCTTCCTCTGGCAGTCCGGCGTGATGCTGGCGGCGTTGGTGGTGGTCTCGCTGGTGATCGCCTACGCCACGGCCCCGGGCCCGAACAGTGCGCGCAGCGCCCAGGACTGTGGGGTCGACCCCAGCTTCACCGCGCCACCGGCACCCCAGCGCACCCGCCCGGGCGAGTGGCTGGAACACAGCCCCATCCTGATCCTGCTGCTGGTGGCCCTGGCTGCCGGCTGGCTGTACCAGGAGTTCGCCACCAAGCCGGCGATTACCGCCATTTCCGGGCTGAACACTTACAACCTGTTGTTCATCATGCTTGGTGCCTTGCTGCACTGGCGCCCGCGCAGCTTCCTCGATGCGGTGGCGCGCGCGGTGCCGACCACCACCGGGGTGCTGATCCAGTTTCCGCTGTATGGTTCGATCGCTGCCATCCTCACACAGGTGAAGGGCCTCGACGAGCAGACTTTGGCCCACCACATTTCGCTGTTCTTCACCCAGATCGCCACGCATGACACCTATGCCGTGCTGATGGGCGTGTATTCGGCGGTGCTGGGCTTCTTCATCCCATCGGGTGGTGGCAAGTGGATCATCGAGGCACCTTACGTGATGCTGGTGGCCAATGACCTGCAGTACCACCTGGGCTGGGCAGTGCAGATCTACAACGCCGCCGAAGCCTTGCCGAACCTGATCAACCCGTTCTACATGCTGCCGCTGCTGGGGGTACTGGGGCTCAAGGCACGCGACCTGATCGGCTTCTCGTTCGTGCAGTTGCTGGTGCACGTGCCGCTGGTGCTGGTGTTGCTGTGGGCATTGGGTACGACGTTGCAGTACCTGCCGCCGGTGATGCCGTAA
- a CDS encoding CoA transferase subunit B: protein MALTREQMAQRVARELKDGYYVNLGIGIPTLVANYVPADMDVMLQSENGLLGMGEFPTEGTIDADMINAGKQTVTARRGASIFDSAQSFAMIRGGHVDLTVLGAFEVDVQGNIASWMIPGKLVKGMGGAMDLVAGAENIIVTMTHASKDGESKLLPQCSLPLTGAGCIRKVLTDLAYLEIEDGAFILRETAPGVSVEEIIEKTAGKLIVPDDVKEMTF, encoded by the coding sequence ATGGCACTGACCCGCGAACAGATGGCGCAACGCGTCGCCCGTGAACTGAAGGACGGCTACTACGTCAACCTGGGCATCGGCATTCCGACCCTGGTGGCCAACTACGTACCCGCCGACATGGATGTGATGCTGCAATCGGAAAACGGCCTGCTCGGCATGGGCGAATTCCCCACCGAAGGCACCATCGATGCCGACATGATCAACGCCGGCAAGCAGACCGTCACCGCCCGCCGCGGTGCCTCGATCTTCGATTCGGCGCAGTCGTTCGCCATGATCCGTGGCGGCCATGTCGACCTGACCGTGCTCGGCGCTTTCGAAGTGGATGTGCAAGGCAACATCGCCTCGTGGATGATCCCGGGCAAGCTGGTGAAGGGCATGGGCGGCGCCATGGACCTGGTGGCCGGTGCCGAGAACATCATCGTCACCATGACCCACGCTTCCAAGGACGGCGAGTCCAAGCTGCTGCCGCAGTGCAGCCTGCCGTTGACCGGTGCTGGCTGCATCCGCAAGGTGCTGACCGACCTGGCCTACCTGGAAATCGAAGACGGCGCCTTCATCCTGCGCGAGACCGCGCCCGGGGTGAGCGTTGAGGAAATCATCGAGAAAACCGCCGGCAAGCTGATCGTGCCGGATGATGTGAAGGAAATGACCTTCTAA